GGTTTGCAAAACAACTGGAAAAATTAGGTGTTGATGTTATAGAGGCAGGTTTTCCAATATCATCAAAAGGAGACTTTGAGGCTGTAAAAAAAATTGCAGAAGAAATTAAGGATGTGAAAGTTGCAGGATTATGCAGGGCAAATAGAAAAGACATTGAGGTTGGATATGAGGCATTAAAAAATGCTCAAAACCCAAGAATTCACACCTTTATTGCTACATCAAAAATCCATATGGAGTATAAACTAAAGAAAAATGAAAAGGAAGTTTTAGATATATCAAAGGATTCTGTTAGATTTGCAAGAAACTTGTGTAGCGATGTTGAATTTTCTGCTGAGGATGCAACTAGAACAGATATTGAATTTTTGTGCAAATTAATAGAGGAAGTCATAGACGCAGGCGCTACAACAGTAAATATTCCTGATACTGTTGGTTATACCGTTCCCGATGAATATGCTGCAATGGTAAATAAGATTATGAACACAGTCCCCAATATTGACAAAGCTATACTTTCGGTTCACTGTCACAATGATTTAGGCTTGGCTGTATCAAACTCTTTAGCTGCGCTACAAGCTGGTGCTAGACAGGTTGAAGGATCAATAAATGGCATTGGAGAACGTGCTGGTAATGCTGCCTTAGAGGAAATTATAATGGCCCTTGAGGTTAGAAAAGACTTCTTTAAAAACCTAAAAACCAACATTAATATAAAGGAAATATATAAAACAAGTAGATTATTAGTATCTATAACAGGCATTGAAGTACAACCCAATAAAGCAATAGTTGGTAGAAATGCCTTTGCTCATGAGGCTGGTATTCATCAGGATGGTGTTATCAAAGAAAGATCAACCTATGAGATTATGACTCCCGAAACTATAGGTGTCCCTTCTAGCAAGCTTGTATTAGGAAAGCATTCTGGTAGGCATGCATTGTCTACTAGATTAGAAGAACTGGGTTTCACTTTGACAAAAGAGGAGCTTGATAAAATTTATATAAAATTTAAAGAATTAGCTGACAAAAAGAAGGAAGTTTATGATGAAGATCTTGTTGCAATTGTTGAAAATCAACTCTCAACAGTTCAAGAATTCTACACATTAGAGTATGTTAATTATGTAAGTGGCAATGTCACAGTCCCAACTGCAACAATTCAAATATCTCATAATGGGTCATTGTTGACTGAGGCATCTATTGGTGATGGTCCAGTTGATGCGGCTTTCAAAGCAATAGAAAAACTAACAGGCATTACTGGAAGACTAAAAAGCTATAAAATCAAATCGGTAACAGCAGGGAAAGACGCACAAGGGGAGGTAACGGTTGTTGTAGAATTTGATAATTCAGGTCTTGACATATCAGGGCATGCCTTATCTACAGATGTATTAAATGCATCAACCTCTGCTTATTTGAATGCCTTAAACAGATATTTAAGTAGGCAAAAAAAATTGCATTAAATATTTTTATTTATATTATAAGTTGCTATAATAATTATAAAGGGGGTATAAAATGGTTGATATAAATAAGATCTTATTTCCAACAGACTTTTCTGAGACTTCTAAAAAAGCTTTTAAATATGCTGTTGAATTTGCTAATGTATTTAATGCAGAGCTTGAAATATTGCATATACAATTAGATGAAGCACAAGTTGTAGCATTTTATTTACCTGAATCTACCCTTAGAAATGTAAAAAAAGAGCTAGAAGAGAGCACAAAACAACAATTAGATGATTTCTGTAATATTTACAGACACCAACTTGAAAAAGTTAATTATTACAAGAAAATATTGAAGGGCATCCCTCATGTAGAGATTATAGAGGAGGCAAAGGAGACTAATGCCGACATGATAATTATTGGAACACATGGCAGAAGTGGTTTTGAGCACGTGCTCTTTGGATCAACAACAGAAAAAGTTATAAGAAAAGCCCCTTGTCCTGTCTTGACAGTTAGTCTAAGAGGCTTGGAACTTAAAAATAAATAATTATAAAATTTTTTCTAAGTTTATTGTGGTCTCTTGTTTAAAATGTGCTCCTAGTATTTAAAAAGTGTTTTAAAGTAGATTTTTAATTAAGTTTTTACATATTAGTAATTATTCTAACGGCAGGCTACTTCTGCTGTATTCACTCATAGAACCTTCATATATACTTACATCTTGATGGTTATATACATATTTGAATACAAACCAACCGCCAGAAGCCTGCACTCCTGTATTACAGTAAGTTATAAGCGTTTTTTCAAAAATATCTTGATAGTCTTCATAACCTGTTTCATATATTATGTCAGCTAGCTCTTGCTCACTTATTATCACATAATAGTTGTTTATTTTCTTTGTAAGAGAAGAAGCATCAATATTTATTGCACCAGGAATGTGCCCATGCCTATAAAGTCTTATGTCCTTATCTACACCAATAAAATAGTTTATATTTCTCGTGTCAATAAACACTACATAATCGTTGTATAAGTTCTGTTCAATATAGGCTAAATCTACGAGTATATTACTATCATAGCCATTATATACTAAATTTGAAGGGGATGCCATCTCTGGGCCAGCTTCATATCCCTTATTCTCTGAAACCCATTTTGTAAAGCCACCATCCATCAAGTATGTATCATTAATTTTAACATAATTTAAAAGAGCAATAATCCGTGAGGCATACATATAATCATTAGGAGAGCTACCATTTGCATATACAATAACCCTGTTCTCTCTATCAATACCATTTTCTCTAAAAATATTTACAATCTCTTGTGGAGGTTTAGCCATACCAGGAACTCCATTAACTGTCTCTGTGAGATCACTATTAATAATCACCACTGCATCTGCAATATGCCCACTTTGATATGATTTTACATCCCTTGTATCAACAAATCTAACATTTCCATTATAATTTAATTCATAAAAGGCATCATTAGTAGAAATAAGCCCTGCTCCCCATATGCAAGTAAATGGGAAAACTAAAAAGATAAAAATAAATGTTCTAACACTCATAATTACCTCCTTCAATAAATAATTTTTAATCAAATCTATAAATATATAATAGCATAAAATAATTTTAAAAAAAACAGATATCTATATTTAAGCTGGCTTATCACTATAGATAAACTAGCTCTTTAACGGGTGTTCCATAATTTCAGAAGGCTGTATATCTCTAAACAATCATCATTTTTACCTTCTTTAGCCACAACTTTTATCAAAAATATAACAACTTTAATATTTCACATATTTTTTAAAAAAACAATAATATAAGGTTTACTTGCTTTATTTTTATTTCTAAAAGATTATTCTAGGAATGTTGTTATCTGTAAAATGATCTGCGCCTGTTGTATTCCTTATAACACAATTACATAAATAATAATTTAAATTATTTTTTATAAAATGATTAATCAATAATCTACAAGCATAAAACAAATAACATTTTTATAACTCATAAAAGCTACTATAAGAGCAAATCTTTTCTTATAATCTATTGGCTAAAAGATAAAATATTTTTCAACATTCCTGTCCATATTCACTAACCTTTGCTTTATTATAAAAGCAATATCTTCACTCTAAGTCATGCTCAAGTTTATTACAAATCAAATTTTCTTTTCAACTATTAAACAACTCAGTAGCTTTTAAAGCAACTCTTTTACCAAAAATCCTTGCTCTTTCCCGCTGCTCAGAATCACCATTTTTAATACATACAGCACCATAATGAATATATGGTCGCCCCTCCGAAGAACCACTAGAATATACTAACATCCCTTTAACTAGCATATGCCCTGCTAATGTCAATAAAGCAAAATCTGCTCCTCCACCTAAATAATTTTCTGTAGCAAACATAGCCCCTAGTTTCCCTTTCAGATTGTAACGTTTTGATTCGTCAAACCATTTCTTTAATTGCCACGAAATGTCAGCAAGATATGTGGGGCATCCAAAAACAACAGCCTTTGATCTATCTAGATATTCACCATCAACCTCTTCTATGGGCATACACTTTGCTTCTACATCTCTTACTTCTTTTGCTCCACTAGCAATTATCTGGGCTATCTCTTTTGTATTTCCCGTTTTACTGTGATATATAATTGACAATTCCATAAATAAGTCTCCTAAGATTCAAATTTAAAGTTTTTCCATTGTAAAGCTTTAATGATTTACCAACCTTTTATAAATAAACAAAGCATCTGTATAAATATTGAATTTCTATTTTTATATTATTTTTAATAATTTACAATGGATTAAATATACTTGATAAACAATTCGTTAACATTTTAGGCATTTGAGCGGAAAACTTTATAGATTCCTGTACACTTCGCGCATAATACCTGCTTCTCATCATACACCTCCCCTTCGGCGAAGGCGAGCGTCTTTGTCAGTTGTACAACTCTTCCTTTTCCCATAACCATGGTGGAGGCCTGGATCATCCTTAGATATTCGATGTTCAAGCTAACTGTGACTTGGCCTATGATATCACTACCCCACTTGGAGGCGATCGCCATACCTAAAAGTCCGTCGAACATGTAGGCTACGATGCCGCCATTAATAGCCTCTGTTCCACCACCACCGCGGTGGTGGTCTTGAACCTCTAGAGCAATCGTGGCCTCTCCGTTATGGGCATCGATAATCTTAAGACCTGCCCATGAAAAGAAGGGGGTCTGATTCATAAATTCAAAAAAACGCTCCGTGGCAATTCGATTATTATGATCCATATAATTCCTTTTCCTTTTTTTAAATTTTTATTATTACCAAATTGCTAATATTATATAGAATAACACTATCTAAATTAACTCTATTAAAGTACATTGAATTATTATATTTAATTTTTGAGCGATGTCAAGTAATTATACCTTTCATTATGTACTATTAAAACACTAGTTTCATGAAGTTCATTTCTTTGATTGGTTTCTACATTTAGATAATAACCAATTGTGTTTTTATTTACAAGATTGACTCATATTTATACCTCAATTATGAAGTAAGATATGAATATGAATTGGTGACAATTTTAATTTACGATAAATCTTAAACTAAGGCGCTCCCTTTTTTTAGAAAGGTAATTAATAAATATTTTGCATCTCTTTTTTAGTTTCCACAAAAGAGCTTTAATAGGATTATTGAAAAGTATTGCTCAATTAATTAATAATTACAGGCTAAATACTAAAATTAAATTAAAAAAAGTAAAACATATTAAAATTATATAACCCTAAGCCATTTTAATTAGTTCATAACTTGTTGAACCTAAGCCCATTTTTTCAGCTTCTAATAACTGTTTGTCGGCATTTTTGCCATGTAATATTGAAAATACGTCTCTTTCACCATTAACCTCAATATTTTCTGCTAATGAGTTTGGTAAGGTTTTAATATTCTTTAACATATCTAAACTTGCTTTATCTATTGCTACGGGGTCATCAGATAATAATATACCCTGATCTTGCACAACAGGGGTATCAGCAATAGACATGCAATCACATTCAGGCTGCATCTCTAACATAAAATTAATATATACTACCCTCTTTTTATTAAATGTTGAAAGTACAGCCTTAGCGCCTTCACTAACAGCTTTCATAAAATCCACGTGTGTTATAGGCACCTCAATAGCATCTTCCGGGCAGACTCTAGCACACCTTCCACATCTAACACACTTTTTTTCATCAACGGTATAAACATTATCTACAAATTCAATGCACTCTTCAGGACAAATCTGCACACAATTATAACAAAATACACATTTTTCCTTATTCCATTTCATAATATCACCATGTAAAAAATGCATTTTACCTCTTCCGTGCTTCCAGCTACCACCTCTTGGGGCTCCAGATACACCACCCATAGAAATGTTTTTTATAGCTCCTCCAAAGACAGCTTGAACGTGACCTTTAACATGGGTCAAAACGACCATAGATTCAGCATCATAAATCGCTGAAGCAATGGAAACCTCATCTAATAAAGGTCCTGATTTTACTTTTATTGAATCTTTCCCATACATACCATCTGCTATAACAACAGGAGCTCCAAGTGTTAAGTAATTATAACCTGCAGAATTTGCAACCTCTAAATATTTATAGGCTTCTATTCTAACTGAGTCAGTAACAAAAGGTTTTGATGGGACTTTCTTCAATCGTTCAACTGTTTTTTGTACAAATTGTGGCCTTATAGTTCTAAATGCCCCACTATTACCAAGATGTATCTTAATAGGTATAACAGCATCTTTTTCAATATAATTTTGAAAATTAAAATCTTCTAATAACTTCTCATATTTTCCCATTAATCCAGATTCATATTTAAATTTTTCAGCTCTAGCAGAAATAAAATACACTTTTGATTGCATATTAACCTCTCAACCAATATAATATTATAAGTTAGTTATTTATAGCATTACACAGCGAGGTAGTCAATGTTTAGATGGTATTTCAGAACTAACCTATTAACACGTATCTTAATTGCATTAATATTGGGTGTATTTTTAGGGATGATTCTAGGTGAAAATACTATACATATTAAAATATTTGGCGACATATTCTTAAGACTTCTAAATATGATTGTTTTACCAATTATTGCATTCTCGCTGATAGTGGGAGCCGCAAGTGTATCACCAAAAAAACTAGGTTCCATCGGAATTAAAGTTTTTTTATTTTATGTTCTTATAACATTACTAGCTGTCATAATAGGACTGGTTGTTAGCCTTGGTTTCCATATAGGAGGATTAGAATATTTAAATGGTGGACCGTCTATCAGTAGCAGCAAAACAATAGAGGTAAATCAAGCATCATTTATAGATACTCTGTTACAAGTTTTCCCCACCAATATTTTTAAATCCTTTGCCGAAGGCCAGGTTTTACCGGTTATCTTCTTTTCTTTACTTGTTGGAATAGCTCTTTCCATTTTAAAAGAAAATTCTAGCAAAAGAGATGAGGCTTTATTGTTATTCAATATATTTAACGCATTTGTTGAGATTATCTACAAAATAGTTGAATGGATTTTGGAATATGCGCCAATTGGCGTTTTTGCTTTAATTGCTTATACTGTTGGATCTCAAGGTGCTGGTGTTTTAAAAAACCTACTTGTTATCATATCAGTAATGTA
This DNA window, taken from Deferribacterota bacterium, encodes the following:
- a CDS encoding PaaI family thioesterase, which encodes MDHNNRIATERFFEFMNQTPFFSWAGLKIIDAHNGEATIALEVQDHHRGGGGTEAINGGIVAYMFDGLLGMAIASKWGSDIIGQVTVSLNIEYLRMIQASTMVMGKGRVVQLTKTLAFAEGEVYDEKQVLCAKCTGIYKVFRSNA
- a CDS encoding 2-isopropylmalate synthase, translated to MSDKVVIFDTTLRDGEQSPGFSMNVDEKLRFAKQLEKLGVDVIEAGFPISSKGDFEAVKKIAEEIKDVKVAGLCRANRKDIEVGYEALKNAQNPRIHTFIATSKIHMEYKLKKNEKEVLDISKDSVRFARNLCSDVEFSAEDATRTDIEFLCKLIEEVIDAGATTVNIPDTVGYTVPDEYAAMVNKIMNTVPNIDKAILSVHCHNDLGLAVSNSLAALQAGARQVEGSINGIGERAGNAALEEIIMALEVRKDFFKNLKTNINIKEIYKTSRLLVSITGIEVQPNKAIVGRNAFAHEAGIHQDGVIKERSTYEIMTPETIGVPSSKLVLGKHSGRHALSTRLEELGFTLTKEELDKIYIKFKELADKKKEVYDEDLVAIVENQLSTVQEFYTLEYVNYVSGNVTVPTATIQISHNGSLLTEASIGDGPVDAAFKAIEKLTGITGRLKSYKIKSVTAGKDAQGEVTVVVEFDNSGLDISGHALSTDVLNASTSAYLNALNRYLSRQKKLH
- a CDS encoding dicarboxylate/amino acid:cation symporter; protein product: MFRWYFRTNLLTRILIALILGVFLGMILGENTIHIKIFGDIFLRLLNMIVLPIIAFSLIVGAASVSPKKLGSIGIKVFLFYVLITLLAVIIGLVVSLGFHIGGLEYLNGGPSISSSKTIEVNQASFIDTLLQVFPTNIFKSFAEGQVLPVIFFSLLVGIALSILKENSSKRDEALLLFNIFNAFVEIIYKIVEWILEYAPIGVFALIAYTVGSQGAGVLKNLLVIISVMYLALILLVILIYAPLLYYAKCSPFKFFSKAKEAIITAFVTRSSSGTLPISMDVAERKLGVSKS
- a CDS encoding universal stress protein; the encoded protein is MVDINKILFPTDFSETSKKAFKYAVEFANVFNAELEILHIQLDEAQVVAFYLPESTLRNVKKELEESTKQQLDDFCNIYRHQLEKVNYYKKILKGIPHVEIIEEAKETNADMIIIGTHGRSGFEHVLFGSTTEKVIRKAPCPVLTVSLRGLELKNK
- a CDS encoding flavodoxin domain-containing protein: MELSIIYHSKTGNTKEIAQIIASGAKEVRDVEAKCMPIEEVDGEYLDRSKAVVFGCPTYLADISWQLKKWFDESKRYNLKGKLGAMFATENYLGGGADFALLTLAGHMLVKGMLVYSSGSSEGRPYIHYGAVCIKNGDSEQRERARIFGKRVALKATELFNS
- a CDS encoding DUF362 domain-containing protein translates to MQSKVYFISARAEKFKYESGLMGKYEKLLEDFNFQNYIEKDAVIPIKIHLGNSGAFRTIRPQFVQKTVERLKKVPSKPFVTDSVRIEAYKYLEVANSAGYNYLTLGAPVVIADGMYGKDSIKVKSGPLLDEVSIASAIYDAESMVVLTHVKGHVQAVFGGAIKNISMGGVSGAPRGGSWKHGRGKMHFLHGDIMKWNKEKCVFCYNCVQICPEECIEFVDNVYTVDEKKCVRCGRCARVCPEDAIEVPITHVDFMKAVSEGAKAVLSTFNKKRVVYINFMLEMQPECDCMSIADTPVVQDQGILLSDDPVAIDKASLDMLKNIKTLPNSLAENIEVNGERDVFSILHGKNADKQLLEAEKMGLGSTSYELIKMA
- a CDS encoding rhodanese-like domain-containing protein, producing the protein MSVRTFIFIFLVFPFTCIWGAGLISTNDAFYELNYNGNVRFVDTRDVKSYQSGHIADAVVIINSDLTETVNGVPGMAKPPQEIVNIFRENGIDRENRVIVYANGSSPNDYMYASRIIALLNYVKINDTYLMDGGFTKWVSENKGYEAGPEMASPSNLVYNGYDSNILVDLAYIEQNLYNDYVVFIDTRNINYFIGVDKDIRLYRHGHIPGAINIDASSLTKKINNYYVIISEQELADIIYETGYEDYQDIFEKTLITYCNTGVQASGGWFVFKYVYNHQDVSIYEGSMSEYSRSSLPLE